The Equus quagga isolate Etosha38 unplaced genomic scaffold, UCLA_HA_Equagga_1.0 90253_RagTag, whole genome shotgun sequence genome contains the following window.
GTACACACACCCCACCAGTTTAACCCCACAGCCAGGGCAGGGTGTTGGGGGCACCCGGGCAGAGAGAGAACCTTACCCAGATGGGCCACTTTCTGCCTCCATCTGCATTCTATGTCCTGGGAGCTGATATTCAAACTGGCCAGACTCCTGGAACCCTCAGGAATTTCCAACAGCACATGGGAGGGTCAAGGATGCACAGacatttctttttaacctttccCACCTATGGCcctgtgggtggggctgggggaggtgctgTGCTAACTAGGTCTGGGGAACAGAGGCACGTCTGTCTGTCCACAGAACTGTCTAACTTAGTAGCCAGAAAGGACAGAGCCCAGGCCTGGATGTGTGGTCCCACAAAGCCGTGCACCTTGAGGAACCCAGACGCACGTGGGGACTGGGTGGCAGATTTGAAGTTTTCCCTCAGTCACTTTTCCCTCTTGCTCAATGTCGGACTTTCATGTTATCATTACTATCACACCCCACTCTAACAGTAGGTCCAGTACTGCAATGTGCCCGTTCTTAGCTGTGTAATTTGGGCAAGAAACtcaacctccctgtgcctcagtttcttcatggatAAACAGAGGAAATCACTGTCTCGTAGGGCTgctggaggattaaatgagtcaagatgtgtaaagtgcttagaagggTTCCTGACCTATTTTAATACTCTGTGTTTTCTAATATTGTTACTAAACACCTGCaaacacaacatacacacacacacacacgaatataTTCAAGTTTATCTTATCTGAATTCGGACAGTTTTTTGAGGGAGGGAAAAACAGAGCTTGTGGGCTGACAGTGTGGAACCGTGCTCACCCCATCTTGTCCACGGCCTCCTCATTCCGAGACGTCCATGGGGCAGTCGGTCACACTGTGACTATGGCGTCCGTCCTGCGCAGCGATGGAAAGAATGCCGCCGGCTGCCCTGGGGATAAAGGACCACCTGCAACCTCAGGCTTCCGTTTCTTTCCAGGCATCGAGATGAAGTTTAAGAACAAGCTGTTTCCTCTGATCGTGTGTCCAGCCTGGATCCCCGAGATGAACTCAGTGGAGCACGGAGAGGAAGGTAAGGAG
Protein-coding sequences here:
- the LOC124234568 gene encoding xanthine dehydrogenase/oxidase-like; the encoded protein is MASVLRSDGKNAAGCPGDKGPPATSGFRFFPGIEMKFKNKLFPLIVCPAWIPEMNSVEHGEEGISFGASCPLSCVEKTLLDAVAQLPTYKTEVFRGVLEQLRWFSGKQLKSVAVSLCSGARN